The sequence ACGAAACCAGCCGCGTCGATGCTGCCGAGGTCCCCGGTGTAGTACCAACCGCCGACGAGGGCCGCAGCGGTCGCCTCGGGCATGTTCCAGTATCCGCGCATGAGGGCTGGTGACCGGACGACGATCTCGCCGACAGAGGTACCGTCCCGTGGCAGCTCGACCCCGTTCTCGTCCACCACCTTGATCGCCGTTCCCTCCACACTCCGGCCGACCGAGGCAAACGGGTCCGCCGCGGGGCTGGTCGGTTCGAAGTCTCCGGGACGTGTGGCGGTGACGAGCCCCCCGGAATTCTCGGTCATACCCAGGCCCTCGATCAGGGTGTCACCGAGGACGGCGTAGAGCGTGCGCAGCTTGTCGGGTCCGGCCTTCGAGGCGGAGTGCAGCACGGAGCACAGGCTCGCGATGCGAGCAGGTGCCGCCGCTGCCGCGGCGGCGAACTCCTCGATGAGCGGTGAGGGTATGTAGGTGAACGTGACCCGGTGGCGCTCGACGGCGTCGACGAGTTGCGGGACGGACCACCGACCGAGGATCACCACCGTCCCACCCAAGCGAAGGTGGGTGAGTACGTGGGCCGGGACCGTCGCGACGAACGACATCGAACCCGTGAGCGCGCACACGCTCCGTTCGGGCAGCCGGTAGGCGCGGGTGTTCGACTCGGCGATGGCCGCGACGCTTCGGTGCGTCATGACAGCGCCTTTCGGCCTGCCGGTCGTGCCGCTGGTGTATCCGATGATGAACGGGTCGTCGCCGTTCACTGCGACCGCGACGTCGGGTAGCGTGTCGCCCTGGTGGACGAGCGTGTCGAACGCATTCGTGCCGGGTGGCGCGGCGTCCGGGACATCACCGATCACCACGGTTTCTGCATCCGGAGCGGGCAGTCCGTTCACCACGGCCAGATGGTCGGCGCTCCACACGATGACGCGGGGTGTGCAGTCTGCGACGAGGACGGCAGCCTCGGTGGGCGTGAGGCGCGTGTTGATCGGGACAATGATTGCGCCGACACGAGCGGCCGCGAGATACAGCTCGACGTACTCGATACCGTCGTCGACGATAGCCGCGATGCGGTCACCGGGCTCTGCGCCCAGACGTGACAGCGATCGAGCGAGCGAACGAACGGTGCGTGACAGTTCGGCGTAGGTCCGGGTGCACCCGTCCGGTGCCACGAGGGCGATGCGATCCGGCTGGCGGGAGGCATGTTCGTCGACGCACTCGGTGATGGTGGCGCAGGTCATGGCGATCTTTCGGGAGGGAGTGCTCAGGGGCTCATGGATTTGATGGTCATCGAGGCGAACTGCCGGGTGATGGCCTTATCGGAGAGTCGCCGCTGCGCGCTCGGCTTGTGCCAGGTGGGCACACTGTTCAGGGCGCCCAGGATGAATCGAATGGAGAGACGGAGGTCGACGTCACCGATTGCGCCGCTCTTCTTGGCGCGCGCGAGCAATGTGTACAAGTGCTGTTCGAAGCGACGTCCGGCAGCCTCGACCTCTTCGAGGCGCTCACCTGTCAGGCGTCGCCCTTCGTTGAAGTAGATCGCGACGCGTTCGACGTTGTCGAGGTACCACTGCATGAGTTCTCGTAGAAGCTCGTCGAGTTCCTCGATCGGATCGAGGCCCTTGGCCGACACTCTCTCGAAGATTGCTTCGGACTGGATGTGCGACTCCTTCATGATGCGGAGCAGCAGGTCCTCTTTGGAATCGAAGTAGTAGTACAGGCTGCCCTTGAGGACCCCCACCTCGTTCGCCACATCTTGAAGGGATGCGCCTGCGAAGCCCTTCTCGTAAAAGATCCGGACCGCGGCTTCCATCACCTCGGCGTCGCGATTTCGACGCTCGCCCTTTGCTGGACGAGGCGTGGTGGCGGAGTTCGAACTTCTTGGCACTGGAATCCCCTCAGCTGCGGTGATGCAACCATACGTTTGGTGGGTATCTTAGGTGGCTCTTGACACAGTGTCGAATCAGGACCTAGTTTATCAAACAATCGTTTGGGAGATTAGTGTTCCCGGCCTACGAACGGAGTTCCACACGTGACGCACGAGATTTCAACAGCTTCCGGCTCCGAATTCGCGCACGAAGCAGGCAGCTGGCTTCAGGAAAACGTCCCCCGCAGATGGCGCGAACACCGCGGGACTCTGGACGAACACGAAGCGATCGACATCCGACGCCAATGGGATCGCCAGTTGTACGAGGCCGGATACTCGGGTCTATCGCTGCCCAAGGAATTCGGTGGTCAGGGACTCGGCCTCGCCGAAGAGGTGGCATTCAGCGAGCTCGCCGCACAGGCTCAAGCACCTGACGGACTGGCTCGTATCGGCAGGATCCTGACAGCCCCGACGCTGATCGCCCACGGAACGGAGCAGCAGCGGGAACGATTCCTGCCGCCGATCCTGCAAGGACGCGAGACCTGGTGCCAAGGGTTCTCCGAGCCCGGCGCGGGGTCCGACCTTGCCGGCGTGAGCTGCCGCGCGGACAAGGTAGACGGTGGCTACGAGATCACCGGCCGCAAGATCTGGACCAGTTTCGCGGCGTACTCCGATCGATGCCTGATGCTGGCCCGGACCAGCCAGGACGCACCCCGCCACAAGAACCTGTCGATGTTCCTGCTCGACATGAATCAGCCGGGTGTCGACATCGGCACCATCAAGCAAATCTCCGGCGGCACGCATTTCGCCGAAGTGCACTTCGACCGGGTCTTCGTCTCCGACGACGAGTTGATCGCCGAGGAAGGCTCCGGCTGGCGCGTCGCGATGACGACCCTCATGAACGAGCGCGGCGGTGTCGAGGCGGCCAGTCGCTACGTGGAGATGCGGGCCGACATGGACCTGCTTCTCGCGATGTGCGGTGACGATCCGCGTCGAGCCGATGTCCTCGCCGACCTCGATCGACGCACCGAACTCGTGCGATGGCAGATCTCCAAGGCCGTGCACCTCGAGGCCGACGAGACCGAGTTCGTTCGTGCCACATCGATTCTGAAAGTGCTGTGGAGCGAGCTCTGGCAGGAGATCACCACAGTCGGCCTCCGGTTCTCCAGCGCGGCCCACCGAGAGCACTGGCGATACCAGTATCTCGAAAGCCGGTCTGCATCGATCTTCTCGGGCACCTCCGAGATCCAACGAAACATCATCAGTGAACGAGTTCTGGGGCTGCCGCGATGACCACCATATCCATCACCGAAGCGACCGATATGGGCGCAGCTGCAGCCGAAGGACTCCGCGAAATCCTGGAGAAGAGCGTCGGCCGCCGTAACATCGCCACGTTCGCCGAATCGGAATCGCCTGTTCCGTGGGACTCGCTGGTTCGAGCCGGATGGGTGGAGATCGCCGACGACTCCGGTCCGGACGGACTGACTCTCCGTGACCTCGTGGAGGTCGTGCGGGTCTGGGGCGGCTACTGTGTGCCGTTGCCGCTGGTGGTCACCCTCGTCGCACGCAGGAACAGCGTCGCGGCCCGCGAGTACGACGGCCCGGTCACACTCTCGGTACCGACCCCGCAGACGACTGCCGGGTGGGGCCTGGTCCCGTTCGGGCAGCGCACCGACATCGGCGTTCTCGACTCGTTCGACGGCGGCGCCGTAGTACCGGTCCCAGAGTCTTCCGAGGCGAACTTCGCGCCGACGCTCGAGGCCGCCGAGATCCCGTGGACCACACCATCGACCGATACTGCTGCACGGGAGCTGGCTGTGCTCTGGGCGGCGGAAGCCGCCGGGATCGCACGCACACTCGTCACCATCAGCGTCGAATACACCCGTCAGCGCCAACAGTTCGGTAAGCCCATCGGTTCGTTCCAGGCGGTTAAACACATTCTTGCCGACGCACACATCTGCGCCGAGCAGTCCGACACCTCCGCCCTGTGGGCGGCCGCCGATCCGGCGCGGGCATTCGAGGTCTCTGTGCACGCGATCGAGCAGGCCGTCGGCGTGGCCGAGCGCGCCATCCAGGTGCACGGCGGAATGGGGTTCACCTGGGAAATGGGCCTGCATTTCTATTTACGCCATTTGCTGACATTGCGCGATCTCGTCTCCGGTCTCACTGGATCCCACCGTTCCTGACCAGGCACTGCACGCAGTTCCCTTCCCGAGGATGTCGACATGGATCAGACGACAGTTCCCACAGCGTCCACAGGCGCCGTGAACGGCCGCCGTGCCGCTTTCGCAGGTGGCGTCGGCACGATGATCGAGGGGTACGACTTCAGCATGTACGGCTACATGGCCGTCATCGTCGCCCCGTTGTTCTTCCCCTCCGACA comes from Rhodococcus oxybenzonivorans and encodes:
- a CDS encoding acyl-CoA dehydrogenase family protein, translating into MTTISITEATDMGAAAAEGLREILEKSVGRRNIATFAESESPVPWDSLVRAGWVEIADDSGPDGLTLRDLVEVVRVWGGYCVPLPLVVTLVARRNSVAAREYDGPVTLSVPTPQTTAGWGLVPFGQRTDIGVLDSFDGGAVVPVPESSEANFAPTLEAAEIPWTTPSTDTAARELAVLWAAEAAGIARTLVTISVEYTRQRQQFGKPIGSFQAVKHILADAHICAEQSDTSALWAAADPARAFEVSVHAIEQAVGVAERAIQVHGGMGFTWEMGLHFYLRHLLTLRDLVSGLTGSHRS
- a CDS encoding class I adenylate-forming enzyme family protein, with amino-acid sequence MTCATITECVDEHASRQPDRIALVAPDGCTRTYAELSRTVRSLARSLSRLGAEPGDRIAAIVDDGIEYVELYLAAARVGAIIVPINTRLTPTEAAVLVADCTPRVIVWSADHLAVVNGLPAPDAETVVIGDVPDAAPPGTNAFDTLVHQGDTLPDVAVAVNGDDPFIIGYTSGTTGRPKGAVMTHRSVAAIAESNTRAYRLPERSVCALTGSMSFVATVPAHVLTHLRLGGTVVILGRWSVPQLVDAVERHRVTFTYIPSPLIEEFAAAAAAAPARIASLCSVLHSASKAGPDKLRTLYAVLGDTLIEGLGMTENSGGLVTATRPGDFEPTSPAADPFASVGRSVEGTAIKVVDENGVELPRDGTSVGEIVVRSPALMRGYWNMPEATAAALVGGWYYTGDLGSIDAAGFVYVSDRRTDLIVSGGMNVYPSEVETTIANHPSVAECAVIGAPHPRWGQSVVAVVALHPDAHLTLDELQDHCRRTLASYKKPTRLEIVESLPRTTSMKIRRNVVRDLVLDA
- a CDS encoding acyl-CoA dehydrogenase family protein; this translates as MTHEISTASGSEFAHEAGSWLQENVPRRWREHRGTLDEHEAIDIRRQWDRQLYEAGYSGLSLPKEFGGQGLGLAEEVAFSELAAQAQAPDGLARIGRILTAPTLIAHGTEQQRERFLPPILQGRETWCQGFSEPGAGSDLAGVSCRADKVDGGYEITGRKIWTSFAAYSDRCLMLARTSQDAPRHKNLSMFLLDMNQPGVDIGTIKQISGGTHFAEVHFDRVFVSDDELIAEEGSGWRVAMTTLMNERGGVEAASRYVEMRADMDLLLAMCGDDPRRADVLADLDRRTELVRWQISKAVHLEADETEFVRATSILKVLWSELWQEITTVGLRFSSAAHREHWRYQYLESRSASIFSGTSEIQRNIISERVLGLPR
- a CDS encoding TetR/AcrR family transcriptional regulator, with product MPRSSNSATTPRPAKGERRNRDAEVMEAAVRIFYEKGFAGASLQDVANEVGVLKGSLYYYFDSKEDLLLRIMKESHIQSEAIFERVSAKGLDPIEELDELLRELMQWYLDNVERVAIYFNEGRRLTGERLEEVEAAGRRFEQHLYTLLARAKKSGAIGDVDLRLSIRFILGALNSVPTWHKPSAQRRLSDKAITRQFASMTIKSMSP